The Mycolicibacterium smegmatis genome has a window encoding:
- a CDS encoding 2-dehydro-3-deoxy-6-phosphogalactonate aldolase, producing MNQPTGLVAILRGVRPDEILAIGGALIDAGFTAIEIPLNSPDPFDSIERLAAAAPEGCVIGAGTVLTVDDVVRAESAGARIMVSPNANPEVIAVATRRGMRAYPGVATPTEAFSAVDAGARNLKLFPSDAVGISGMKAWRAVLPADIEMLPVGGVDENNLADWIAAGADGAGLGTNLYRPGDDADAVARRARTLQDIWSDAYAERNPR from the coding sequence ATGAACCAGCCCACCGGATTGGTGGCGATCCTGCGCGGGGTGCGCCCCGACGAGATCCTGGCGATCGGCGGCGCGCTGATCGACGCCGGGTTCACCGCGATCGAGATACCGCTGAACTCCCCCGACCCCTTCGACTCGATCGAACGCCTCGCGGCCGCGGCACCGGAAGGTTGCGTGATCGGTGCCGGAACCGTGCTGACGGTCGACGACGTCGTCCGCGCCGAATCGGCCGGCGCCCGGATCATGGTGTCGCCCAACGCCAACCCTGAGGTGATCGCCGTCGCCACACGACGCGGCATGCGCGCCTACCCCGGCGTCGCGACCCCCACCGAGGCGTTCAGCGCGGTCGACGCGGGCGCACGCAACCTCAAGCTGTTCCCGTCCGATGCGGTCGGCATCTCCGGCATGAAGGCCTGGCGCGCAGTGCTTCCCGCCGACATCGAGATGCTGCCGGTCGGCGGTGTGGACGAGAACAACCTGGCCGACTGGATCGCCGCGGGCGCCGACGGCGCGGGCCTCGGCACCAATCTGTACCGCCCCGGTGACGACGCCGACGCGGTCGCACGGCGCGCCCGCACCCTGCAGGACATCTGGTCTGACGCATACGCCGAGAGGAACCCACGATGA
- the dgoD gene encoding galactonate dehydratase, which produces MKIKSVQTYTVPPRWLFLRIETDEGLVGWGEPVLEGRAATVAAAVEELSDYLIGQDPGQIEDLWTVMYRGGFYRGGGIHMSALAGIDQALWDLKGKTLGVPTHELLGGRVRDRIKVYSWIGGDRPSETAKAAREVVDRGFTAVKMNGTEELQYVDTWDKVDRAVASVAAVRDAVGPNIGIGVDFHGRVHKPMAKVLLRELEPYRLMFVEEPVLSEHVDGFVDVLRQSPIPIALGERLFSRWDAKTILASGSVDIIQPDPSHCGGITEARKIAHMAEAYDVALALHCPLGPIALAACLQIDAGCYNATIQEQSLGIHYNTTNDLLDYLADPGVFTYADGQVQIPTGPGLGIEINEEYVAERAAEGHRWRNPVWRHADGSFAEW; this is translated from the coding sequence ATGAAGATCAAATCGGTGCAGACGTACACCGTTCCCCCGCGGTGGCTCTTCCTGCGCATCGAGACCGACGAGGGCCTCGTCGGCTGGGGCGAACCCGTCCTCGAAGGCCGCGCGGCCACCGTGGCCGCCGCGGTCGAGGAACTGTCGGACTACCTGATCGGCCAGGATCCCGGCCAGATCGAGGATCTGTGGACCGTGATGTACCGCGGCGGGTTCTATCGCGGCGGCGGCATCCACATGAGCGCGCTGGCCGGCATCGACCAGGCGTTGTGGGACCTCAAGGGCAAGACCCTCGGCGTGCCGACACACGAACTGCTGGGCGGGCGCGTCCGCGACCGGATCAAGGTGTACTCGTGGATCGGCGGCGACCGGCCGAGCGAAACCGCCAAGGCCGCACGCGAAGTCGTCGACCGGGGATTCACCGCGGTGAAGATGAACGGCACCGAGGAGTTGCAGTACGTCGACACGTGGGACAAGGTGGACCGCGCGGTGGCCAGTGTGGCCGCCGTACGCGACGCGGTGGGCCCCAACATCGGCATCGGCGTGGATTTCCATGGGCGCGTACACAAGCCGATGGCCAAGGTGCTGCTGCGCGAACTCGAGCCCTACCGGTTGATGTTCGTCGAGGAACCCGTGCTCAGTGAGCACGTGGACGGTTTCGTCGACGTGCTGCGGCAGTCCCCCATCCCGATCGCCCTGGGCGAGCGGCTGTTCTCGCGGTGGGACGCCAAGACGATCCTGGCCTCGGGCTCGGTCGACATCATCCAGCCGGATCCGTCGCACTGCGGCGGGATCACCGAGGCCCGCAAGATCGCCCACATGGCCGAGGCGTACGACGTCGCGCTCGCGCTGCACTGCCCCCTGGGGCCGATCGCGCTCGCGGCGTGCCTGCAGATCGACGCGGGCTGCTACAACGCGACGATCCAGGAGCAGAGCCTGGGCATCCACTACAACACGACCAACGACCTACTCGACTACCTCGCCGATCCGGGCGTTTTCACCTACGCCGACGGGCAGGTCCAGATCCCGACGGGACCGGGGCTCGGCATCGAGATCAACGAGGAGTACGTGGCCGAACGGGCGGCCGAGGGACATCGGTGGCGCAACCCGGTCTGGCGCCACGCCGACGGATCGTTCGCGGAGTGGTGA
- a CDS encoding MFS transporter — protein sequence MTQTGNTSASPQLAKQASHARILIAVMLFITVVINYMDRANLSIAMPAIADEMDLTKAQQGLLLSAFGWTYAALQIPGGWLVDRVRPRVLYPVCLALWSLATLFMGVIGGFVALIALRLLVGVFEAPAYPINNRVATTWFPERERASVIGFYTSGQFIGLALLTPVLSWLQATMSWHWVFIVTGAIGIGWAALWYLKYREPRESNANEAELELIESGGALVDVVEDQPQRVAVTRADVATVLGRRKLWGIYLGQFCLTSTLWFFLTWFPTYLVEYRGMDYIKTGFLASLPFIAALVGVLFSGVLSDFLLRRGVSLGAARKGPIIAGLLLTTAMLGANYTDSTAMVVLFLSIAFFGNGLASITWSLVSALAPKRLLGLTGGMFNFIGNLSSIATPIIIGLLVTDESFAPGFVYMTVVTLIGIASYVLLVGRVERVREKAVTQPA from the coding sequence ATGACCCAGACCGGAAACACCAGCGCGTCACCGCAATTGGCCAAGCAGGCCTCCCACGCACGCATCCTCATCGCGGTGATGCTGTTCATCACCGTGGTGATCAACTACATGGACCGGGCCAACCTGTCGATCGCGATGCCCGCGATCGCCGACGAGATGGACCTGACCAAGGCGCAGCAGGGCCTGCTGCTCAGCGCGTTCGGCTGGACCTATGCGGCACTGCAGATCCCGGGCGGATGGCTCGTCGACCGGGTGCGCCCGCGCGTGCTGTACCCGGTGTGCCTGGCGCTGTGGTCGCTGGCGACGTTGTTCATGGGCGTCATCGGCGGGTTCGTCGCGCTGATCGCGCTGCGCCTGCTGGTCGGTGTGTTCGAGGCGCCGGCGTATCCCATCAACAACCGCGTCGCGACGACGTGGTTCCCCGAGCGTGAACGCGCCTCGGTCATCGGCTTCTACACCTCCGGGCAGTTCATCGGCCTGGCGCTGCTCACACCCGTGCTGTCCTGGCTGCAGGCCACCATGAGCTGGCACTGGGTGTTCATCGTGACCGGCGCGATCGGCATCGGCTGGGCGGCGCTGTGGTACCTGAAGTACCGCGAACCGCGCGAATCCAACGCCAACGAAGCCGAACTCGAGCTCATCGAAAGCGGCGGCGCCCTGGTGGACGTCGTGGAAGATCAGCCGCAGCGGGTCGCGGTGACGCGCGCCGACGTCGCGACGGTGCTCGGGCGGCGCAAGCTGTGGGGCATCTACCTGGGCCAGTTCTGCCTGACCTCGACGCTGTGGTTCTTCCTCACCTGGTTCCCGACGTACCTCGTCGAGTACCGCGGCATGGACTACATCAAGACCGGGTTCCTGGCGTCGCTGCCGTTCATCGCCGCACTGGTCGGTGTGCTGTTCTCCGGCGTCCTGTCGGATTTCCTGCTGCGGCGCGGTGTTTCGCTCGGCGCGGCCCGCAAGGGCCCGATCATCGCCGGGCTCCTGCTGACCACGGCCATGCTGGGCGCCAACTACACCGACTCCACGGCCATGGTGGTGCTGTTCCTGTCGATCGCGTTCTTCGGCAACGGTCTGGCGTCGATCACGTGGTCGCTGGTCTCGGCGCTGGCACCCAAGAGGTTGCTGGGCCTGACCGGCGGCATGTTCAACTTCATCGGCAACCTGTCGTCGATCGCCACACCGATCATCATCGGCCTGCTGGTCACCGACGAGAGCTTCGCGCCCGGCTTCGTTTACATGACCGTCGTGACCCTGATCGGCATCGCGTCGTACGTGCTGCTGGTCGGCCGCGTCGAGCGGGTGCGGGAAAAGGCGGTCACCCAACCCGCTTGA
- the acs gene encoding acetate--CoA ligase — MSNPSHAEVPSAYPPPADFAANANATGELYAEAEKDRLAFWEKQANRLSWQTPFTDVLDWSDAPFAKWFVGGKINVAYNCVDRHVEAGNGDRVAIHWEGEPVGDARSITYAELKDEVCKAANALTDLGLVAGDRVAIYMPMIPEAIVAMLACARLGVMHSVVFAGFSASALRARIEDAEAKLVITSDGQYRRGKAASLKEAVDEAVADQPSVKNVLVVRRTGIDVKWTDGRDLWWDETVEQASTEHIPAAFDSEQPLFLLYTSGTTGKPKGIVHTSGGYLTQSSYTHWNVFDVKPESDVYWCTADIGWVTGHTYIVYGPLSNGVTQVVYEGTPTSPTEHRHFEVIEKYGVTIYYTAPTLIRTFMKLGHQIPASHDLSSLRLLGSVGEPINPEAWRWYREHIGGGKTPIVDTWWQTETGAIMISPLPGVTAAKPGSAMTPLPGISAKIVDDEGNQLVPGADEAEHVTGYLVLDQPWPAMLRGIWGDPQRFKDTYWSRFAEQGWYFAGDGARYDSDGHIWVLGRIDDVMNVSGHRISTAEVESALVGHAGVAEAAVVGASDDTTGQAICAFVILKASAHGGPENMIEELRAEVAREISPIAKPREIHIVPELPKTRSGKIMRRLLRDVAEGRELGDTSTLVDPSVFEAIRASK, encoded by the coding sequence ATGTCGAACCCCTCGCACGCAGAAGTTCCGTCAGCCTATCCGCCGCCGGCCGATTTCGCGGCCAATGCCAACGCGACGGGTGAGTTGTACGCCGAGGCCGAGAAGGATCGGCTGGCGTTCTGGGAGAAACAGGCCAACCGGTTGTCCTGGCAGACCCCGTTCACCGACGTACTCGACTGGTCGGACGCCCCGTTCGCGAAGTGGTTCGTGGGCGGCAAGATCAACGTCGCCTACAACTGCGTCGACCGTCACGTGGAGGCCGGCAACGGCGACCGGGTGGCCATCCACTGGGAAGGCGAACCGGTCGGCGACGCGCGCAGCATCACCTACGCCGAACTCAAGGACGAGGTGTGCAAGGCCGCCAACGCCCTGACCGACCTGGGTCTGGTGGCCGGCGACCGCGTCGCGATCTACATGCCGATGATCCCCGAGGCCATCGTCGCGATGCTCGCGTGCGCCCGCCTGGGTGTCATGCACAGCGTCGTGTTCGCCGGCTTCTCGGCCTCGGCGCTGCGCGCCCGCATCGAGGACGCCGAGGCCAAGCTCGTCATCACCAGCGACGGCCAGTACCGCCGCGGCAAGGCCGCCTCGCTCAAGGAGGCCGTCGACGAGGCCGTCGCCGATCAGCCGTCGGTGAAGAACGTGCTGGTGGTGCGTCGCACCGGCATCGACGTCAAGTGGACCGACGGCCGCGACCTGTGGTGGGACGAGACCGTCGAGCAGGCGTCGACCGAGCACATTCCCGCGGCCTTCGACTCCGAACAGCCGCTGTTCTTGCTGTACACCTCCGGCACGACGGGTAAGCCCAAGGGCATCGTGCACACCTCGGGTGGCTACCTGACGCAGTCGTCGTACACGCACTGGAACGTCTTCGACGTCAAGCCCGAGAGCGACGTGTACTGGTGCACCGCCGACATCGGCTGGGTGACCGGGCACACCTACATCGTGTACGGGCCGCTGTCCAACGGCGTCACGCAGGTGGTCTACGAGGGCACCCCCACCTCGCCCACCGAGCACCGGCACTTCGAGGTCATCGAGAAGTACGGCGTCACCATCTATTACACGGCGCCGACGCTCATTCGCACGTTCATGAAGCTGGGTCATCAGATCCCGGCCTCGCACGATCTGTCGAGCCTGCGCCTGCTCGGCTCGGTGGGCGAGCCCATCAACCCCGAGGCCTGGCGCTGGTACCGCGAGCACATCGGCGGCGGCAAGACCCCGATCGTCGACACCTGGTGGCAGACCGAGACCGGGGCCATCATGATCTCCCCGCTGCCCGGCGTGACCGCGGCCAAGCCCGGTTCGGCGATGACGCCGCTGCCCGGCATCTCGGCCAAGATCGTCGACGACGAGGGCAACCAACTGGTGCCCGGTGCCGACGAGGCCGAGCACGTCACCGGCTACCTGGTGCTCGACCAGCCGTGGCCGGCGATGCTGCGCGGTATCTGGGGCGACCCGCAACGGTTCAAGGACACCTACTGGTCGCGGTTCGCCGAGCAGGGCTGGTACTTCGCCGGTGACGGCGCGCGGTACGACTCCGACGGCCACATCTGGGTGCTGGGCCGCATCGACGACGTCATGAACGTCTCGGGCCACCGCATCTCGACCGCCGAGGTCGAGTCCGCACTCGTCGGCCATGCCGGTGTCGCCGAGGCCGCGGTCGTGGGCGCCTCCGACGACACGACCGGACAGGCGATCTGCGCGTTCGTGATCCTCAAGGCCAGCGCTCACGGCGGGCCCGAGAACATGATCGAGGAACTGCGCGCCGAGGTGGCCCGCGAAATCTCGCCCATCGCCAAACCGCGCGAGATCCACATCGTGCCCGAGCTGCCGAAGACCCGCAGCGGCAAGATCATGCGCCGGCTGCTGCGCGACGTGGCCGAGGGCCGCGAACTCGGTGACACCTCGACCCTGGTGGATCCCAGCGTGTTCGAGGCGATCCGCGCGAGCAAGTAA
- a CDS encoding S1 family peptidase yields MGGQLASRHRWRLLVGAPVVALFAVLAPWTSGHAQAAPPVVLGGGSGIVVDGESFCTLTAIGHDNAGRLIGFTSAHCGGPGATVAAESDVAAGVLGTMVAGNDLLDYAVIEFDPQKVTPTNNINGFRIDGIGPDPRFGEIACKLGRTTGYSCGVTWGPGKDPGTIVNQVCGQPGDSGAPVTVNNLLVGMIHGAFTEDLPTCVVKFVPLHTPAVTMSINTQLADITAKNRPGTGFVPIR; encoded by the coding sequence ATGGGAGGACAGTTGGCGAGCAGACACCGCTGGCGGTTGCTTGTTGGTGCACCGGTTGTTGCCTTGTTCGCTGTGCTTGCTCCGTGGACTTCGGGGCACGCGCAAGCCGCACCTCCCGTGGTGCTCGGCGGCGGGTCGGGCATCGTCGTCGACGGCGAGTCGTTCTGCACCCTCACCGCGATCGGCCACGACAACGCGGGCCGGCTCATCGGGTTCACCTCTGCGCACTGCGGCGGGCCCGGCGCGACCGTGGCCGCCGAGAGCGACGTCGCCGCGGGCGTGCTGGGCACGATGGTCGCGGGCAACGACCTGCTCGACTACGCGGTGATCGAGTTCGACCCGCAGAAGGTCACGCCGACCAACAACATCAACGGGTTCCGTATCGACGGCATCGGACCGGATCCGCGGTTCGGCGAGATCGCGTGCAAGCTGGGCCGCACCACGGGCTATTCGTGCGGCGTGACGTGGGGCCCGGGCAAGGATCCCGGCACCATCGTCAACCAGGTGTGCGGCCAGCCCGGTGACTCCGGGGCGCCCGTGACGGTCAACAACCTGCTGGTCGGCATGATCCACGGCGCGTTCACCGAGGATCTGCCCACGTGCGTCGTGAAGTTCGTGCCGCTGCACACGCCCGCGGTCACCATGTCGATCAACACTCAACTGGCCGACATCACCGCCAAGAACCGTCCCGGCACGGGCTTCGTCCCGATCCGGTAG
- a CDS encoding phage holin family protein: MSIGDRRNGVPATVTSIPLVDPHAPKPDPSIGDLVKDATAQVSTLVRAEVELAKAEITRDVKKGLTGSVFFIAALVVLFYSTFFFFFFLAELLDTWLWRWVAFLIVFAIMLVVTGALALFGFLKVRRIRGPRQTIESVKETREALTPGHDKTPAQVDADAKPASDPSGW, from the coding sequence GTGAGCATTGGCGACCGCAGGAACGGCGTACCGGCAACGGTGACCTCGATTCCGCTGGTGGATCCGCACGCCCCCAAGCCGGATCCGTCGATCGGCGATCTGGTCAAGGACGCCACCGCGCAGGTCTCGACGCTCGTGCGCGCCGAGGTGGAACTGGCCAAGGCCGAGATCACGCGCGACGTCAAGAAGGGCCTCACGGGCAGCGTCTTCTTCATCGCCGCGCTCGTGGTGCTGTTCTACTCGACGTTCTTTTTCTTCTTCTTCCTGGCCGAACTTCTCGACACGTGGCTGTGGCGGTGGGTCGCGTTCCTGATCGTGTTCGCCATCATGCTGGTGGTCACGGGCGCGCTGGCGCTGTTCGGTTTCCTCAAGGTGCGCCGTATCCGCGGGCCGCGCCAGACCATCGAATCCGTCAAGGAAACGCGTGAGGCACTGACGCCGGGCCACGACAAGACCCCCGCTCAGGTCGACGCCGACGCCAAACCGGCCTCTGACCCGTCCGGCTGGTAA